One window of Candidatus Palauibacter soopunensis genomic DNA carries:
- a CDS encoding tripartite tricarboxylate transporter TctB family protein yields the protein MSSSSAGGAARLRLLAEAGLLAVVAAGVLLDSRSYPGSLAEGAPGPAFFPRLLAVLLMGCAAWLAIRAARQPPESDAGRSRGNAKTGSGAGRGARLGLGAAWIAVFLLVWPRLGTVASVPLLVAGLMWLTGERSRLALISVPLAFAAFIYLVFIVALGVPLPSGF from the coding sequence ATGAGTAGTTCCTCCGCGGGCGGGGCCGCGCGGCTGCGCCTGCTCGCGGAGGCCGGGTTGCTCGCCGTCGTGGCGGCGGGGGTGCTGCTGGACTCGCGCTCCTACCCGGGATCGCTGGCCGAGGGGGCGCCGGGTCCGGCCTTCTTCCCCCGGCTGCTCGCCGTGCTGCTCATGGGCTGCGCGGCCTGGCTCGCGATCCGGGCCGCGCGACAGCCGCCGGAGTCGGATGCCGGACGTTCCCGCGGGAACGCGAAGACCGGCTCGGGAGCCGGCCGCGGCGCCCGCCTGGGGCTGGGAGCGGCGTGGATCGCCGTCTTCCTCCTCGTCTGGCCCCGGCTCGGGACCGTGGCGTCGGTTCCGCTCCTCGTCGCCGGGCTCATGTGGCTGACGGGCGAGCGCTCGCGGCTCGCGCTCATCTCCGTGCCGCTCGCCTTCGCCGCCTTCATCTATCTCGTGTTCATCGTGGCGCTCGGCGTGCCGCTCCCCTCCGGGTT
- a CDS encoding tripartite tricarboxylate transporter substrate binding protein: MSVAAVGCSSAGEEAAFPSRPIEIVSWATPGGPTDLLSRALAEAAPPHFEGRRVTVMTRQGGAGAAGMQYMQGRAGDPHVLGVFTASGTVNMATGRIPFSPEDFTPILRIQIDPFLIAVRDDSPFHTLGDLFEAAHARPGEVSVSGFGAASAHFLGFARLRAAAGDPDVRWIAYEGSADAVVAALGGHTDAAHTNYNIVREHLRAGTMRVLGVALPVEALPDTRSYAEQGYDLTPVHWRGVVGPPGLDPALRADLRARLMAAIEDSEFREYMERAALEYATMADADAFGAWMAEEVATSRDMLRRLGILDE, from the coding sequence ATGTCGGTCGCCGCGGTCGGTTGCTCGTCGGCCGGGGAGGAGGCGGCGTTTCCGAGCCGGCCCATTGAGATCGTCTCGTGGGCGACGCCGGGCGGACCGACGGACCTCCTCTCGCGGGCCCTGGCCGAGGCCGCGCCGCCGCACTTCGAGGGCCGGCGCGTCACCGTCATGACCAGGCAGGGCGGAGCGGGTGCCGCCGGCATGCAGTACATGCAGGGACGTGCGGGCGACCCGCATGTGCTCGGCGTCTTCACGGCGAGCGGCACCGTGAACATGGCGACGGGGCGGATTCCGTTCTCGCCCGAGGACTTCACGCCCATCCTCCGCATCCAGATCGACCCCTTCCTGATCGCGGTGCGGGACGACAGTCCCTTCCACACGCTCGGCGACCTGTTCGAGGCCGCGCACGCCCGGCCCGGCGAGGTCTCGGTGTCGGGGTTCGGAGCGGCGTCGGCCCATTTCCTGGGCTTCGCCCGCCTGAGGGCGGCGGCGGGGGACCCGGATGTGCGCTGGATCGCGTACGAGGGGTCGGCGGACGCCGTGGTGGCGGCGCTCGGCGGGCACACGGATGCGGCGCACACGAACTACAACATCGTGCGCGAGCACCTGAGGGCGGGGACGATGCGGGTGCTGGGGGTGGCGCTTCCCGTCGAGGCGCTCCCGGACACGCGGAGCTATGCGGAGCAGGGATACGACCTGACTCCGGTCCACTGGCGCGGCGTCGTGGGACCGCCGGGGCTGGATCCGGCGCTACGCGCGGACCTGCGCGCCCGGCTGATGGCCGCGATCGAGGACTCGGAGTTCCGCGAATACATGGAGCGGGCGGCGCTGGAATACGCGACGATGGCGGACGCGGACGCGTTCGGCGCCTGGATGGCCGAGGAGGTGGCGACGAGCCGGGACATGCTGCGGCGGCTGGGAATTCTGGATGAGTAG